A DNA window from Streptomyces bacillaris contains the following coding sequences:
- a CDS encoding beta-N-acetylhexosaminidase, translating to MTSDDTTAPGGTTAGPGDTTAAPGGPAAPGLIPAPHTLTRGAPGAEPFRLDAATVLDAAPGTEGVARLLRATVGAATGAPLADGAGSTGGPGASRVVLALDAALAPEAYGLVVDADAVRITGGTPAGLLHGAQTFRQLLGPDAFRRAPLAPGRVWEVPAVEIADEPRFGWRGMLLDVCRHFLPKDDVLRYLDLLSAHKLNVFHFHLNDDQGWRVEIKRHPRLTEVGAWRSRTRYGHRDSDLWDETPYGGYYTQDDIREIVAYAAERHIRVVPEIDIPGHAQAAIAAYPELGNTDVVDTAALTVWDSWGVSPNVLAPTEHTLRFYEGVLEEILELFPADTSPFVHIGGDECPKDQWKQSPLAQARIAELGLKDEEELQSWFIRHFDTWLSARGRRLIGWDEILEGGLAEGAAVSSWRGYAGGIAAAEAGHDVVMCPEQQVYLDHRQDGGADEPMPIGYVRTLEDVYRFEPVPPGLSEEAVRHILGTQANVWTEVMQNRARVDYQVFPRLAAFAEVAWSALPAPADRDFTGFAARMTDHYARLDALGVDYRRPGGPLPWQRRPGVLGRPIEGAPPVV from the coding sequence CCCCGCTCCGCACACCCTGACCCGGGGAGCGCCGGGAGCGGAGCCGTTCCGGCTGGACGCGGCGACCGTGCTCGACGCGGCCCCGGGCACCGAGGGCGTGGCCCGGCTGCTGCGCGCCACCGTCGGCGCCGCCACCGGAGCGCCGCTGGCCGACGGCGCGGGCTCCACCGGCGGCCCCGGCGCGTCCCGCGTGGTGCTGGCGCTCGACGCGGCCCTGGCCCCGGAGGCGTACGGACTCGTCGTCGACGCCGACGCCGTACGCATCACGGGCGGCACCCCGGCCGGGCTCCTCCACGGGGCGCAGACCTTTCGTCAGCTGCTGGGCCCGGACGCCTTCCGGCGCGCGCCCCTCGCGCCGGGGCGCGTCTGGGAGGTCCCGGCGGTGGAGATCGCGGACGAGCCCCGCTTCGGCTGGCGCGGCATGCTGCTCGACGTCTGCCGGCACTTCCTGCCCAAGGACGACGTCCTCCGCTACCTCGACCTCCTCTCCGCCCACAAGCTGAACGTCTTCCACTTCCACCTCAACGACGACCAGGGCTGGCGCGTCGAGATCAAGCGCCACCCGCGCCTGACCGAGGTCGGCGCCTGGCGCTCCCGTACGCGCTACGGCCACCGGGACTCGGACCTGTGGGACGAGACCCCGTACGGCGGTTACTACACCCAGGACGACATCCGCGAGATCGTCGCCTACGCCGCCGAGCGCCACATCCGGGTCGTCCCCGAGATCGACATCCCGGGCCACGCCCAGGCCGCCATCGCCGCCTACCCCGAGCTGGGCAACACCGACGTCGTCGACACCGCCGCGCTCACCGTCTGGGACTCCTGGGGCGTCAGCCCGAACGTGCTCGCCCCCACCGAGCACACCCTCCGCTTCTACGAGGGCGTGCTGGAGGAGATCCTGGAGCTCTTCCCGGCCGATACCTCGCCGTTCGTCCACATCGGCGGCGACGAGTGCCCCAAGGACCAGTGGAAGCAGTCCCCGCTCGCCCAGGCCCGGATCGCCGAACTCGGCCTCAAGGACGAGGAGGAGCTGCAGTCCTGGTTCATCCGCCACTTCGACACCTGGCTCTCCGCACGCGGCCGCCGCCTCATCGGCTGGGACGAGATCCTCGAAGGCGGGCTCGCCGAGGGCGCGGCGGTCTCCTCCTGGCGCGGTTACGCCGGAGGCATCGCCGCCGCCGAGGCCGGGCACGACGTGGTGATGTGCCCGGAGCAGCAGGTGTATCTGGACCACCGTCAGGACGGCGGCGCGGACGAGCCGATGCCCATCGGGTACGTCCGCACCCTGGAGGACGTTTACCGCTTCGAACCCGTTCCCCCGGGGCTGAGCGAGGAGGCGGTCCGTCACATCCTGGGCACCCAGGCCAACGTCTGGACCGAGGTCATGCAGAACCGGGCCCGCGTCGACTACCAGGTCTTCCCGCGCCTCGCCGCCTTCGCGGAGGTCGCCTGGTCCGCCCTCCCGGCCCCGGCCGACCGGGACTTCACCGGCTTCGCGGCCCGCATGACCGACCACTACGCCCGGCTCGACGCCCTCGGCGTCGACTACCGCAGGCCGGGCGGCCCGCTGCCCTGGCAGCGGCGGCCCGGCGTCCTCGGCCGCCCGATCGAGGGAGCGCCGCCGGTGGTGTGA